The nucleotide window ACGAGCCGGATTTGCGCGGCGTCGCTGCCACAGGCCGCATCGGGAAGACGCTTTCTTCCTAAATAGGATAAAGAATCCTTGAGATCGATCGTAACTTGGACTGGAATCCAGGAGGAACAAGCATTGATCCACCGAAGGACAGCGGACTTCTAACGGAAGGTTTGGGACTCGCTTCCGGGAGGGCCATCATGAACGCGATCGGCAGGCGGTTCCGTTGTTTCATGGCGTCTGGTCTCGCGATCATTCTGGGGGCGCTCGCTCCAACAGCACTCGGCGGCGATCTGCACGTGATCTTCGCGGCCGACAGGAAGGCTGAGAACGTCGGTGATGATCTCGACTGCATGGTGCTCAACTTCGTATGCGCCGCGAACCTGCCGAAGTCGCAGTGGAAACCGCATTTTCTCGACTACCGAAGACCCATGAGCGAATCCGATATTCTCACCGCGATTCGGAGCGTTCCGATAGGGCCAGACGACACGCTGATGTTCTACTACGTTGGCCACGGCGCATACGCCGATCCTGTGAATGGGACGTATCTCACTCCCTCGGGATCGTCGGGGCGGGTCCTCTTCGCGAGTCGGCTGGTCGAGGAAGTGAAGGCGCGCGGCCCTCGGTTAGCCGTCGTCGTGCTCGACTGCTGCAATCGAAAGAAGGCGCCGCCTGCGTACGCCGCACCGGCCCCGGCACTACCAGGAGAGCTTCAGCAACCAACCCCCCTGTTCGACGAATTGTTCTTCAAGAGGTCGGGGGTAATCCTGGCGCTGTCATCGTCGCCGGGGGAGTATGCGCTCGTCAAGCCGGCGGGCGACGTAGCCGATGACGGCGTTCCCCCCGGGCCGATCTTCACGAATTCCCTCGCCGATACGCTCTCGCGAAACGCTCAGACCCCGATGGAATGGTCGCAGATGTTAGGGCTGACTCAACAACAGGTCGATCAATACTTCAATGCGATGATGGGGGCTGGAAAGACGCTGCAGCTTCAAACCGGTGAGATCATTCGACAGGAGCGGCAGACGATCCAGCTTCGCTTCTACCGCTGAGCGAGCAGCGCTCGAGGAGGCGACGTGCGGCATACCGTATGGATCGGCGCTCTTGTGGGCTTAATCGCCGGCCTGCTCCTCTGGCTCGATTCCGCCACGCGTGAA belongs to Paludisphaera rhizosphaerae and includes:
- a CDS encoding caspase family protein; protein product: MNAIGRRFRCFMASGLAIILGALAPTALGGDLHVIFAADRKAENVGDDLDCMVLNFVCAANLPKSQWKPHFLDYRRPMSESDILTAIRSVPIGPDDTLMFYYVGHGAYADPVNGTYLTPSGSSGRVLFASRLVEEVKARGPRLAVVVLDCCNRKKAPPAYAAPAPALPGELQQPTPLFDELFFKRSGVILALSSSPGEYALVKPAGDVADDGVPPGPIFTNSLADTLSRNAQTPMEWSQMLGLTQQQVDQYFNAMMGAGKTLQLQTGEIIRQERQTIQLRFYR